The DNA region ggtcaacttTTCCAAGACTAACGAGTTAACTACGAAAACTTATAACAGCGATTTTGCTAGCTACCttcttaattatataatgtGAAGAAGTGTGTACTACAATTAGGTTACTTTAGACACGTATGTTAacttttcttattaaaattctcttttctttgttttattacttTACTACAGAACATCTGTTATTTTGTTGAATACTATCTATATGGACCGACACTAATCTCTTAAGACAacggctatatatatatatatgcattgtGTGAATTTGCAATGTATCAAAGGCTCGCTAAAAATTACTGATCTTTATATGTTGCATTGTCAAAATACTCCCAATTAATTAAGATCTTGCATTACCAATTTACCACAAATAAATACGGCTATAGTAGTACTTGTCTGTGATCATATTACCTGTTTGTGTATAACAGTAGTACAGTACCATTCTGATGGAGATATTGAAGAAAAGTTTTTACAGTTTATTCATGATTACCTAACATacataatcaatgaaaagaGACTAACGAGTAGAGTTAGTGAGTGCATATGATTTTATCCGTATATCtaataaattagtatatatttgatttgtcgGGGAAGCTTAGATTTGAATTTCGGATTACTTAAAAGAGTTAAGATCCACAAAGATTCTCAGcactcaaaaatatataatagtgtACAGCATTTTTATAGTTAAGATTTAAGAGTACGgagacaaagaaattaaactatAAGCGTATACTAATTTAAGAGAACAATTATATTTCTGATGAATTGAAAACAACAAATCTGTCTCCACTAAGtgagatttgatatataataagCACGAGGTATTCATATTCACGCAACTAAATCTCATCTGTTCACCTGTAAAGCTGTAGTTACATTCATGATtacctaaacaaacaaaatctatatataaaattaaggcCTCAGTTAGTAAAGTAAGTCACACTATGAACAGAAGTAGAAGAAAGTTAGAAACAGAAAGCCGTACAGAGGACACGTAATTGTCTTGGAATTAGGAGAGTTTTGTTAACCGTTAAAGCcattatacaatttttaattataaaataaataaataaaaacaaaaacaaaaaaaggcttTTTTGGTGAAGAAGTGGCCCAACCAAAGGCTCGACGTTTTTTATTTCCTTGTTGTTCAATTACGGCGACTGCGGGACCCACTAAACTTTATTAGAGAATCTGAGGGCTCAGTTTTTCTCCACCGTACACGTGTTACCATCGCAGCCCTCATTACcgttggatattttttttactgacCACTAGTGTTTGCAGTGAAGTTAGGTCGCTTTGTCCCTCACAGTCTCACTCTCAAAAGTCACATGACAACAACATCTTTGAATGTGTCTCGACTGCAAACATGCTAAATTGATTAGCAGCAATCCTTGcatgtttccttttctctcGCCGGACGATCTTTTTCGTTTTGAGCATATATTAGTGTTGGGGCGCTAGTTGGGATCGACTTCAGACAGAGTTTTCGACCCACATTAGACCTTCTTTCATCCACGTACCACATTTCTATTGgctgttttttaaaaagtgggAAATTGGAAAAATCTCACTCCCAAACAAAAGTTGTAGATAAGGATGATCAATAGCAACAACAATCATGCAATTGTTTCTATAAACTTTTTCAATCGCTGATTTATGAAAGATTTTGTTTCGCACTAATTAAAAAGCCGTTACTTTCAATAAATTTTGGACAGTTATTGCTTTAATTCAAGTGATTAATTACGGATAACTACATGCATGCAGAAATCAACATAACTGATACACGTTTCCATTTCAGAATGTTcaacaacaaatattttgtgaTCCATacgtttatcaaaaaaaaaacatcgacAGTGTATTTTCATGCTCATGTCATAGCTAGACAGTACTCTTCTATTAGTCGTCTTCATGGAGATCGATACTTCCATTAAATTACATCCGATCCACCCCATTCAAAGCAAACATTAATTGATGTACCGCTGCCACCTACAATTGTTTCCGTCTATTGGTTTCATCACAACCCTTATAAAACACACGATGTAGTATAAATCTTACTTTAATCATGAATCAACAGTTTTTACTCATCTAGCAATAAGGTAAAAGACGATGTTTTTTGGGAAAAAGTGAATACACATCATTGTGAATAAGATCATCAGAAACTATAGTAAAATAATTGTGATGAGTGTTACCGAAATCTTAAATTTTTACAATGAAATTTTTTAACGGGGCCCTCATTCGTGTACCCACCGATTCCAACCAAAATCGCACTTTGATTGAATTGAGTCCCTATACTGATCATGAAGCTGCTAGAATCATTGGTATGTGACAAAATCATTCAGTTTATGTTTTTGGAATATAGCGTATGAGTTATCATGACCTTATTATAAAATGCCTCACAGATAGCTGAGAGCTTCcacaagacaacaacaataaccGATGTATCAGGCTCTTTCAAGACATAAATCAGTAGGAATACTGGCCAGATTAAAATCAGACAATAACACAAAAGgtggaaaaataaatcatacaGCTTAATAATACCAATAATACCTCATCGAAAATCCACTGGGAAACACCAGACTGTTGTAagactttaatttgtttaaacaaCAACCCTAAAATATCTTGCATGTGCTCTGTATAccaatcaagaaacaaaatcaaaccaaatccaGATAATATCAGGTTCTGACTAAAACATCAAGCACACCGATACCATCTATTCAACATAAGAAAGATTGTTGCGAGCTTCCGTGGTCagcataacataaaacaaagacgAATACAGAAACCCACCATGGCCAGCATCAGTAAGATCAATCGAAACATTGAAGAAAGAATATTCCATACTCCAGTCTGCTTCGCCAGCATACAGTCCTGTTGCCCAACCTGTGAATAAAAACAAGGAGAATTAAGATCAAGCAAGAAACACCTTCAAAATTAATACAGaggaaaaattaatttttaacttcTCGTCAGTCACTATTAGCAGCAACAGCTTATtctttaagaaaattaagatataAGTTTGAAGACAACAATTAGAGATCTGAAGCCTACTTTGAAGTTTGTTACCTCTTTAAGATAGAAACTGCTAAAGAGTTTATTAATTTGGTCCTCAAGAAAACCTACCCAAGATTTTTAAGGCATGAAACAAACTTCCTTCACCTTCATGACCAATAAGATCACCAATATACCTGCATGGTGCCTCTTCATAATGATAGATACTAGGAGTCACAGGCCATATAACACTAAGCTCATGACCCTGCATTATTGGGACAACCTTCACAAGTACCTAAAACCAATGGAAACAATCACCGCAGAAGATACCACCTCAGAAACGTTCTAACATGAATTTATCTTCGTTTCTTGTAAATGCTAAAGCTAAAGTAAGGAACAGAAAACCTGCAAATGGTCTAGAGTACACGGCTGACCAGGAAATCGAGGAATATCCTTGTTGGTGTTTCGAACATCCTGGAATAACTCTTCCACTAGACCTTGAGTTTTATCAAGGTTTTCTGAAGACATGCAGAGCAAAGAGATGTATAAATGGTATATATACtaaatagttttgttttctgaaactttaccaaaaaaaaaaatcgagtatTGGGTTAGCTCCAAAACCTACCCTTGCCATAAACAACCAGATGCATGATGTTGGCAGAATAGTGTTCGTCATAGAATTTCATTAGTTCACTTCTTGTATTCACTCCCTTTGCTTCCGGTCGTGCATGAAGAGTATCCATATTCCCTACGCAAGATTATGACTTTCTAagtaggataaaaaaaaaagttgggaaGGACCAGTGACGTTTCTTATGCATCAGAACACCAGCTAAGAACAAATAGAACATAAACCTGTGTTAAATTTGTGATATGGATGGTCTTCTCTACTTAGATGCTTCTGTAACTGCAATAAGGAAGACAAAACTCAACTTAGATGCNNNNNNNNNNNNNNNNNNNNNNNNNNNNNNNNNNNNNNNNNNNNNNNNNNNNNNNNNNNNNNNNNNNNNNNNNNNNNNNNNNNNNNNNNNNNNNNNNNNNNNNNNNNNNNNNNNNNNNNNNNNNNNNNNNNNNNNNNNNNNNNNNNNNNNNNNNNNNNNNNNNNNNNNNNNNNNNNNNNNNNNNNNNNNNNNNNNNNNNNNNNNNNNNNNNNNNNNNNNNNNNNNNNNNNNNNNNNNNNNNNNNNNNNNNNNNNNNNNNNNNNNNNNNNNNNNNNNNNNNNNNNNNNNNNNNNNNNNNNNNNNNNNNNNNNNNNNNNNNNNNNNNNNNNNNNNNNNNNNNNNNNNNNNNNNNNNNNNNNNNNNNNNNNNNNNNNNNNNNNNNNNNNNNNNNNNNNNNNNNNNNNNNNNNNNNNNNNNNNNNNNNNNNNNNNNNNNNNNNNNNNNNNNNNNNNNNNNNNNNNNNNNNNNNNNNNNNNNNNNNNNNNNNNNNNNNNNNNNNNNNNNNNNNNNNNNNNNNNNNNNNNNNNNNNNNNNNNNNNNNNNNNNNNNNNNNNNNNNNNNNNNNNNNNNNNNNNNNNNNNNNNNNNNNNNNNNNNNNNNNNNNNNNNNNNNNNNNNNNNNNNNNNNNNNNNNNNNNNNNNNNNNNNNNNNNNNNNNNNNNNNNNNNNNNNNNNNNNNNNNNNNNNNNNNNNNNNNNNNNNNNNNNNNNNNNNNNNNNNNNNNNNNNNNNNNNNNNNNNNNNNNNNNNNNNNNNNNNNNNNNNNNNNNNNNNNNNNNNNNNNNNNNNNNNNNNNNNNNNNNNNNNNNNNNNNNNNNNNNNNNNNNNNNNNNNNNNNNNNNNNNNNNNNNNNNNNNNNNNNNNNNNNNNNNNNNNNNNNNNNNNNNNNNNNNNNNNNNNNNNNNNNNNNNNNNNNNNNNNNNNNNNNNNNNNNNNNNNNNNNNNNNNNNNNNNNNNNNNNNNNNNNNNNNNNNNNNNNNNNNNNNNNNNNNNNNNNNNNNNNNNNNNNNNNNNNNNNNNNNNNNNNNNNNNNNNNNNNNNNNNNNNNNNNNNNNNNNNNNNNNNNNNNNNNNNNNNNNNNNNNNNNNNNNNNNNNNNNNNNNNNNNNNNNNNNNNNNNNNNNNNNNNNNNNNNNNNNNNNNNNNNNNNNNNNNNNNNNNNNNNNNNNNNNNNNNNNNNNNNNNNNNNNNNNNNNNNNNNNNNNNNNNNNNNNNNNNNNNNNACGGCTGACCAGGAAATCGAGGAATATCCTTGTTGGTGTTTCGAACATCCTGGAATAACTCTTCCACTAGACCTTGAGTTTTATCAAGGTTTTCTGAAGACATGCAGAGCAAAGAGATGTATAAATGGTATATATACtaaatagttttgttttctgaaactttaccaaaaaaaaaaatcgagtatGGGTTAGCTTCAAAACCTACCCTTGCCATAAACAACCAGATGCATGATGTTGGCAGAATAGTGTTCTTCATAGAATTTCATTAGTTCACTTCTTGTATTCACTCCCTTTGCTTCTGGTCGTCCATGAAGTGTATCCATATTCCCTACGGAAGATTATGACTTTCTAAGtacgataaaaaaaaagttgggaaGGACCAGTGACGTTTCTTATGCATCAGAACACCAGTTAAGAACAAATAGAACATAAACCTGTGTTAAATTTGTGATATGGATGGTCTTCTCTACTTAGATGCTTCTGTAACTGCAATAAGGAAGACAAAACTCAACTTAGATGCTACATACACATCAACAGACTTGTGGGCAATCAATATGAAGGGCTTAGATATTAAGTACTACAAGTTCAAAGAAAAACCAGTGAAATGCATTCTTCAGTGCCAATAATAACTAGATGGATAGATATAGTACGGTATATGTTGTTGAGAGAAGGGGTCAATACCTGGCCCAAACGCCAAGAATCTGACAACAAGTTTTTCTGATGCTCTGGATGAGAGGGAACTTGTTAGAATTCgttgtattttaataaaagtCAACACACAGGGGAGCTATCAAGAAAGTCAAAAGCAAACCAGAGTCGACAGCCTTGATCTCCCTCATGGTGGCATCAGCTGACATCAATGGCTTGATAAAGAACTGTGCGAACCTAGTTAGACAAATAACATAACAATCCGACATATTCAAAAAGGCAAATCAGATAACATTAGTAAGCAAGAGAGAAAAGCAAATCCAAGTCAACCTATCCAAAGCTTCATCAAAAGAATCAGTGTTGATATCGAAATGGTAGTTAGTATCTTCAGTGGATGTATACGCATTTGTGCTCCCTCCATGCTACAAACAGATAAACTCCAATAAGCACATTCCAATTATGAGCAAGATTATATATAACAGAGACAAGACAGATAAGAGAAGAAGGTTACCTCTGTGATGTACTTGGAATAGCTATCTTCCTCTGGATATTTTTCACTTGCATAAAACAGCATATGCTCTGAATCCCCACCagcaaaaacaattaaaagagcAGAAGTTATTCACCCCATGGCCCATTGATTGAATCCTGCGATGATTATAAAATAGAACCACTAAAACGAAAACAAAGAGTACCAAGGAAGTGAGCTAGGCCTTCCAATCCTTCCGGGTCCGAGAACGACCCGACGCTAACGTTCATTGAAGCAGCACACTACGAGAAGCAGGCAAACATAGAAGAAATATTCAGCTATAATTTTTagaatcaaaaatcaaaacagtgAAGAATCGAGAGCTAACCTTGTCAGTCTCTGGGTTATCATGACCTTATTATAAAATGATTTTGATAAAGATGGAATTATTTTAGTAGAAATATCTAAAGCTTAGTGTGCATGGTGGCATGCACCTCGACCTAGGCCTACGATACATCCATGGTGTTGTACTTATGTGgtcatttaatttatattatttttgcaCCCCTTCTCGTTTATTTTCAGGTTTGCTGGACTTTTGAACTTAAATTAGAAGttgaaataaaagtttttaaaaagttaaggaaaaaaaacaaattcctaATTTACATTTATTGCATCGTGACAACTATATATGTAGTGTATAGTACGGCCGGTGTGTGTGGTGGTGgtgtggggggggggggtggTAGGTCGAGAAGTTGGTGGGCCGGATNNNNNNNNNNNNNNNNNNNNNNNNNNNNNNNNNNNNNNNNNNNNNNNNNNNNNNNNNNNNNNNNNNNNNNNNNNNNNNNNNNNNNNNNNNNNNNNNNNNNNNNNNNNNNNNNNNNNNNNNNNNNNNNNNNNNNNNNNNNNNNNNNNNNNNNNNNNNNNNNNNNNNNNNNNNNNNNNNNNNNNNNNNNNNNNNNNNNNNNNNNNNNNNNNNNNNNNNNNNNNNNNNNNNNNNNNNNNNNNNNNNNNNNNNNNNNNNNNNNNNNNNNNNNNNNNNNNNNNNNNNNNNNNNNNNNNNNNNNNNNNNNNNNNNNNNNNNNNNNNNNNNNNNNNNNNNNNNNNNNNNNNNNNNNNNNNNNNNNNNNNNNNNNNNNNNNNNNNNNNNNNNNNNNNNNNNNNNNNNNNNNNNNNNNNNNNNNNNNNNNNNNNNNNNNNNNNNNNNNNNNNNNNNNNNNNNNNNNNNNNNNNNNNNNNNNNNNNNNNNNNNNNNNNNNNNNNNNNNNNNNNNNNNNNNNNNNNNNNNNNNNNNNNNNNNNNNNNNNNNNNNNNNNNNNNNNNNNNNNNNNNNNNNNNNNNNNNNNNNNNNNNNNNNNNNNNNNNNNNNNNNNNNNNNNNNNNNNNNNNNNNNNNNNNNNNNNNNNNNNNNNNNNNNNNNNNNNNNNNNNNNNNNNNNNNNNNNNNNNNNNNNNNNNNNNNNNNNNNNNNNNNNNNNNNNNNNNNNNNNNNNNNNNNNNNNNNNNNNNNNNNNNNNNNNNNNNNNNNNNNNNNNNNNNNNNNNNNNNNNNNNNNNNNNNNNNNNNNNNNNNNNNNNNNNNNNNNNNNNNNNNNNNNNNNNNNNNNNNNNNNNNNNNNNNNNNNNNNNNNNNNNNNNNNNNNNNNNNNNNNNNNNNNNNNNNNNNNNNNNNNNNNNNNNNNNNNNNNNNNNNNNNNNNNNNNNNNNNNNNNNNNNNNNNNNNNNNNNNNNNNNNNNNNNNNNNNNNNNNNNNNNNNNNNNNNNNNNNNNNNNNNNNNNNNNNNNNNNNNNNNNNNNNNNNNNNNNNNNNNNNNNNNNNNNNNNNNNNNNNNNNNNNNNNNNNNNNNNNNNNNNNNNNNNNNNNNNNNNNNNNNNNNNNNNNNNNNNNNNNNNNNNNNNNNNNNNNNNNNNNNNNNNNNNNNNNNNNNNNNNNNNNNNNNNNNNNNNNNNNNNNNNNNNNNNNNNNNNNNNNNNNNNNNNNNNNNNNNNNNNNNNNNNNNNNNNNNNNNNNNNNNNNNNNNNNNNNNNNNNNNNNNNNNNNNNNNNNNNNNNNNNNNNNNNNNNNNNNNNNNNNNNNNNNNNNNNNNNNNNNNNNNNNNNNNNNNNNNNNNNNNNNNNNNNNNNNNNNNNNNNNNNNNNNNNNNNNNNNNNNNNNNNNNNNNNNNNNNNNNNNNNNNNNNNNNNNNNNNNNNNNNNNNNNNNNNNNNNNNNNNNNNNNNNNNNNNNNNNNNNNNNNNNNNNNNNNNNNNNNNNNNNNNNNNNNNNNNNNNNNNNNNNNNNNNNNNNNNNNNNNNNNNNNNNNNNNNNNNNNNNNNNNNNNNNNNNNNNNNNNNNNNNNNNNNNNNNNNNNNNNNNNNNNNNNNNNNNNNNNNNNNNNNNNNNNNNNNNNNNNNNNNNNNNNNNNNNNNNNNNNNNNNNNNNNNNNNNNNNNNNNNNNNNNNNNNNNNNNNNNNNNNNNNNNNNNNNNNNNNNNNNNNNNNNNNNNNNNNNNNNNNNNNNNNNNNNNNNNNNNNNNNNNNNNNNNNNNNNNNNNNNNNNNNNNNNNNNNNNNNNNNNNNNNNNNNNNNNNNNNNNNNNNNNNNNNNNNNNNNNNNNNNNNNNNNNNNNNGGGGGGGGGGGGTGGAAGGTCGAGAAGTTGATGGGCCGGATCCATCAGAATCCAAATCGTCCATCTACATAACAACCAATCTTAAGGCCCGTGGCTTTACAatataaaaagtgaaaaataatcCTAAATGGGCTCAAAATTATACTTCTGGTAATTTAGCTAGCGGTCgagaatttttaatttgtagtttcATGAAGCGTCTCTATAATACGATGGAATAATTCAGACAAGCAACTTCACACATATGATTTAGCCAAAGATAACGTGCCAAGTCTGGACACTAGATGAAACTTATTAATAAAGTTCgagttttttgtgtttttttttgttttggttttgggacATTGGATTTAAACTTGTGGCTGGTACGAGAAGCCATTGACAGAGAGACCTCCATCTACACAAATGGTTTGACCAGTTATGTACGAAGCTGCAGGCATACACAGAAAAGCCACGACCGAGGCTACTTCTTCGGGCTCCCCGAAACGTCCCAATGGCTTTCTAGATACCACCACCTTCGTGAATTCATCATCATACACCTAAAGATCATCATCAAAGTCAAGAGATCAGCCAAGGCAAGACAGAGAGATGATTCTTGGAGgaaattttagtatattttgtaTCTCACAGCTGCAGCTAGAGGAGTTGCAATGACTGCAGGAGCCAAAGCATTAACCCTAATGCCGTCACTAGCCCACTCGCATGCCAAATTCCTTGCTAGCTGGTTCATCGCCCCTAATGTCATAAACACAAAGAAACTGTTTCAAGATCCAGTTTATGGCTTTGTTATATTTACATGTGAAAACTATTGTAAgataaaaagaaacagagagttttttttgtgttcttccaTAATATAGTATATTACCTTTTGTTGCAGAGTAGATGGAACCAACAGAAAGCGATACAACTCCAGCAATAGAAGACATGAGCACGATATTTCCACTTCCGGAAGTCTTAAGAAGAGGATGGGCAAGCTGGCTCAGATGATAAGCAGATTCTAAGTTGGTCGAAATATGAAACGAGAAATCCTCTGCTGTATAGTCCACCGTCGGCTTTGCCCGAATAGCTCCCACATTGTTTATCTTATGATCAAAAGAATCCATTAAAACCAAGATTTTGGGGTAAGTGATGAAGAGTACATAAAGATGAACGTACGAGAATATCGAGCTTGCCACCAAACATTGAAGACACAGTCTGCAttaggctctctctctctgttctcagAGATGCGTCACAGACTGAACCAGTGACTTGGAATCCCTTCTTTTTCCATTTGCTTAAACACTCATTAAGCTGAGATTCATCTCTGGCACAAGTATGTATTACTGCTCCAAATCCTGCAAGTTCCTCTATTACAGCATGCCTGTTTGGTTCAAgaatgaagaaacagaggttAAATTATAGTAGAATGCTTTCAAGaagatatgaaaatattttggagCTTATATACGAACCCAATCCCTTTGGTTCCACCGGTTACAAGTGCGGTCTTGCCCTTAAGGCTCCATCTGTGGCTTTGCTCTGCTCCAGACATTGCTCTCTCCTAGCGCCTGAAGAGCTCAGACTGCAGAAGAGAACAAGTGGAGCAAACATAAAGTTGAATGATCACCAGTCATTGGAGATAAAATAAACTCAAGAAGTTGGGCCGGGTCATTGTCTCAAGACTCAAGCGGATCCAAAATCGTCGTCTACGTAAGAACGAATCTTAGGCCCGTGTCTTCACAACATATAAAATAGTCAAatggaaaaacaaatttagtgaAACTAATTCTAAATACAAAGAAGTTTCCTTAAAAAATTATACTTCTGGTCTGAAACACGTACTTAGGCCTCTGATGATCCTAGTCATTTTGCATTTTAGTGAGTTTTTGATAAGATCTCAATAATGCTCACATTTAGCCGGTTGTTGATTATACACATTTGTTAACTACTTAAAGTGATGACTTGTCTGAGAtcaattattttcttctgttttttttttttttttaaacatatgaaCCAAATATAGGTATTAGATTCTTTCTTGCACGTATATTTCCCAAAAACCTTGTCTGGATCTATTTTATTGTGTGCTAGTTTGGGATgtttatccatctcaaaacaAAAGTTAGGTCCTTGCCACTCATCATCACGATCAGCTAAACTAACTTGAGCAGTTCaacattatagtttttttttaatggaattgTATGCCTTTTGTGCGAATATGTTAGGAATTTTACTTAGAATTAATCTACAAGCCTTATACAGAAATATGAGAGAACTCAGAGAAGGCGTGAATTTTATGATAGGATAAAACCGTATTATTTTGGATGGGAGGACAAAATAACACTTTTgattttacttatataaattgTGATCATTCTCGTCTGCATCACTGTTGACCATTGGT from Camelina sativa cultivar DH55 chromosome 3, Cs, whole genome shotgun sequence includes:
- the LOC104765462 gene encoding tropinone reductase homolog At1g07440-like, whose translation is MSGAEQSHRWSLKGKTALVTGGTKGIGHAVIEELAGFGAVIHTCARDESQLNECLSKWKKKGFQVTGSVCDASLRTERESLMQTVSSMFGGKLDILINNVGAIRAKPTVDYTAEDFSFHISTNLESAYHLSQLAHPLLKTSGSGNIVLMSSIAGVVSLSVGSIYSATKGAMNQLARNLACEWASDGIRVNALAPAVIATPLAAAVYDDEFTKVVVSRKPLGRFGEPEEVASVVAFLCMPAASYITGQTICVDGGLSVNGFSYQPQV
- the LOC104778599 gene encoding insulin-degrading enzyme-like 2; the encoded protein is MYRHDNPETDKCAASMNVSVGSFSDPEGLEGLAHFLEHMLFYASEKYPEEDSYSKYITEHGGSTNAYTSTEDTNYHFDINTDSFDEALDRFAQFFIKPLMSADATMREIKAVDSEHQKNLLSDSWRLGQLQKHLSREDHPYHKFNTGNMDTLHARPEAKGVNTRSELMKFYDEHYSANIMHLVVYGKENLDKTQGLVEELFQDVRNTNKDIPRFPGQPCTLDHLQVLVKVVPIMQGHELSVIWPVTPSIYHYEEAPCRYIGDLIGHEGEGSLFHALKILGWATGLYAGEADWSMEYSFFNVSIDLTDAGHEHMQDILGLLFKQIKVLQQSGVSQWIFDELSAICEAFYNKVMITHTLYSKNIN